The Synergistaceae bacterium genome contains the following window.
GCGAATTTCTTAGCATTACTACGAGCCTTTGACCCTTTGAGAACCCCGCGCGCTTTAATGACTCCTCGCAATTATTCACGAGCTTTAATAAATCCCTGCGTTTATGCCAGACTCCGTCCTGCCAGTATAAATTAATTTCGGGATCTGATTCTAAATTTGGAATAATAACATTTTCGAGCCGCATTATTTATCACGTTCTTTCTGACGCAAGACACGTCTTAAAATTTTACCAGTCGCAGAAATAGGCAGAGAGTCAACAAATTCAATAGCACGAGGGACTTTATAGTGTGATAATCTTTCTTTGCAGAATTTCACAAGCTCGCTTTCTGTTACGTTTATTTCAGGATTGCGAATTATGAACGCCTTGGGAACTTCTCCGCTTATATCGTTTGGCATTCCCACGACGACGGCCGTATTTACTGCGGGATGTTCTGATAATATAGCCTCGACTTCCTGAGGGTAGACGTTAAAGCCTCCGACTATGATAATATCAGTTACTCGATCTAAAATTTTTATATACCCGTCTGAATCTATCTGCACATAATCGCCCGTGTTAAACCAGCCGTTAATAAATCTCTCGCGCGTAACTTCTTCAGCATGATAATAACATGATGTTACAGAAGGCCCACGAGTCCATAAAACGCCCTCGCCCGGTATATTAACTTTTTCGCCCGACTCGCTGCGTAATTCTAACTCAAATCTAGGCAGTGCAGGCCCTACTGTTCCTAATTTGCGCACTGAAGGACTCGGATTCACGGCCAAGACCGGCGAACATTCTGTAATTCCGTAACCTTCTATAACGGGGACTCCAAATGCTTGAGTGATTCTGTCGTCAAGTTTTGTGTTATATCTATCTCCGCCGGCTATAACGAGTTTTATTCCCGTTAATTTCTTCCCTGCACGTTCTAAGACTGAAGCAGAAAATCCCAGCATCGTCGGCACAAGTAATAATACTGTCGGATGTGTTAGCTCAAGAGCTTTTATCACATTTGAAGGCGGCATAAAACTTGCAACTAAAACTTGAGTCGCTCCCAGTATAAAGGGTAATACACTGCAAATTGTGAATCCAAAGGCGTGGAAATTCGGCAAAACATTTAATAAACTGTCAGAAGGTTTTAAATCGGGCACGTGTTCAAGACATGCAACGCAATTATCGTAAATATTATCATGAGTCAAGGGAACTGCTTTAGGATCTCCTGTTGTTCCTGAAGTCGAGAATATCACAGCAAGAGTCTTATCAAAATCGTCAGCAGGTTGAGTCTTACCCGTAAATTTTTCATTGCCTCGTAATTCTTCAGATCCGAATCTAGCACAAACCCAGCCCGCTTTATTTAACGAGTCCTCTAATTCGCTTTTCACTCCGTCTGATAATATAACTGCAAACGGCTTTAATAAGTCAAGAGTCTTCAATAGTGAAATTTCTCCGGTCTTCTCGTTCAATGGGCAGAATACCCCTCCGAGTTTCCATGCTGCATAAATCATCGCTAGAGTCATCGGTGAATTTGGCATTAATACCGCTAATCTTTGGCCGACAGTAAATCCCGACTCGCTCAATAAGTCAATAACTTTATTTGCAAGCTCGCCGAACTCTTTACGAGACAGCCATTTATTATTAAACCAGCAGCAATTATTATCAGGATTTGAATTTATATATTTGCTCATATAATCAGAAAGATTCATTATTTATGACTCCTTTCACGCTTTATAAAATATGCACATGCGAGA
Protein-coding sequences here:
- a CDS encoding AMP-binding protein, which gives rise to MNLSDYMSKYINSNPDNNCCWFNNKWLSRKEFGELANKVIDLLSESGFTVGQRLAVLMPNSPMTLAMIYAAWKLGGVFCPLNEKTGEISLLKTLDLLKPFAVILSDGVKSELEDSLNKAGWVCARFGSEELRGNEKFTGKTQPADDFDKTLAVIFSTSGTTGDPKAVPLTHDNIYDNCVACLEHVPDLKPSDSLLNVLPNFHAFGFTICSVLPFILGATQVLVASFMPPSNVIKALELTHPTVLLLVPTMLGFSASVLERAGKKLTGIKLVIAGGDRYNTKLDDRITQAFGVPVIEGYGITECSPVLAVNPSPSVRKLGTVGPALPRFELELRSESGEKVNIPGEGVLWTRGPSVTSCYYHAEEVTRERFINGWFNTGDYVQIDSDGYIKILDRVTDIIIVGGFNVYPQEVEAILSEHPAVNTAVVVGMPNDISGEVPKAFIIRNPEINVTESELVKFCKERLSHYKVPRAIEFVDSLPISATGKILRRVLRQKERDK